The window GGGTGGAGGATACGATGAACCATATTCTGCGCACTGCCCGCACAGAAATGGTGGAAGTCATTGTAATGATGACTGGGATTGTGGCCACCATAGGCAATCCTGACATGGAACCCATAACGGTCATTAAGAGAGTGCAGGACAGAGGGACAAACCTCAATAGGATTATGATGGTCAATGATCTTTCAAGAAAGTATTGTGAAGGGATTTTGTCTATTGAAGAAGTTTATACCAGCCTGAAAAATATAAAGGGGAGACAGTACAGTACATGGATGTGCAATCTTGCGCTGATTCTCATACCTGCAGGGTTTGCCCCACTGTTTGGCGGGGGTATGCCGGAAATAGGAGTTTCAGCAGCCATCGGAGGGGTGCTGGCTGTATTGGCCACATTAGGGAAGTGGCTGCAGCTCAACAGCTTTATTTTGGATATGATCTCCTCCCTGGGGATAGCTCTCGCCGCTATCTCTCTGAAAATACTGATTCCAGAGTTTAATGAGAATGTTGTGATTATAAGCGCCATCATGCCCATGGTCCCAGGTGTGGCAATAACCAATGCTGTCAGGGACACACTTCTGGGAGATTATATATCCGGGGCGGCCAGGATTCTGGAGGCATTTCTAAAGGCTGCGGCCATAGCTCTCGGCGTGGGCGTGGGAATTGCACTGGCAGGCGCCGTGTATCCGGGAGGTGGTTTGTTTTGAGGCTGCTTTTAGGGGTGGCAGGCTGTTTTGTGGCAGTGACTGCATTTGGGGCCCTTCTGGAGACGCCCAGGAAGTATCTGCTCCACGGGGGGATTGCAGGGGCCATCGGCGGCTTTGTCTATCTTTTCAGTATACAGGAGGGGATGGGCGTGGTGTTGGCCTCCTTCTTTTCTGCCCTGGCTATTGCCATCACATCCCACACATTTGCCAGGATTTTTAAAGCTCCTGTCACTACATTTCTAATTGCGGGGATCCTTCCTACTGTGCCCGGCGCCGGTATGTACAGAATCGTATATTATATTATCTCCAATGACAGATCAAACAGCAGCTTTTACCTGATACAGACACTTGAAATAGCGGGTGTCATAGCATTGGCGATTTTTGTCGTGGATACCTTATTTAAGGTACGCATTAGAAAAAAAGACAGTGAAAAATAGCCCTTTTTGTTTGTTGAACATTTGCGGTACTTGTTCTATAATAAGAACAGTTCCGTTATGCCTGGCTTTAGGTATTATAAGACGGCAGAGGCTGCTGGGACAGGTGTTCGAGGTACAGGAAGTTTTGTTCCGGCCGGGCATGTAAATGGCCCTGGCAGTGGGGAAAGGGCGGGATAGTATGAGAAGTGAAAACATATTGCAGATTCTTATGGAGAGCAAGTATACGGTAGCCATGTGCGGGATACAGATGCTTTTTGAGAATGGGTATCCGGGGTTGAGAGATGGGGATGTGTCGTATGACATAGAACAGAAATATGGCTACTCTGCGGAAGAAATCTTGAGCAGTACTTTTTATGCGACAAGAAAAGAATTGTTTTTTGATTTCTACAAAAAGGAGATGCTGGAACCCACAAAAATTCCGCCGGGAAAGGGATTTATAAATTTACAGAAGCTGGAGGAGTATGGACTGGTACAGGCAGAGATAACGAGAAGGCTGTTTGGCCTTTTGGACCGTGCAGGATGCAAACATGCCATCAATATGCACGGCTCTGTATATGAGAATTTTTGCACCCATTGCGGTAAAGAATATTCTATGGAATATATAATGGAAGCAGAGGGGATCCCTCTGTGCCAGGAGTGCAAGAACCCAGTCCGCCCTAAAATATGCCTGTTTGGGGAGATGGTGGACAATGGCATTGTCACCAAGGCGGCGGAAGAGATACAGAAAGCAGATGTGCTGTTGGTTCTGGGGACTGGGCTGCACGCCGCCCTCTGCCATCAGCTGATTCAGTATTATGCAGGAGATAAGCTGATTTTGGTCACCAATGAGGAGCACTTTTCCGATAAGCTGGCAAATGTGCTTATATACAGCAGGGTAGATGACGCCTTGGAAAAGATTGTAAAGGCCTACCAGAAGAAAATCAAAGAGAAACAAAAAATGGAGAAGATTGGACATGAGTAAAGTAAGAACAAGATTTGCACCAAGTCCCACTGGAAGGATGCATGTGGGGAACTTAAGGACAGCGCTGTATGCGTATTTGATTGCCAAACATGAGGGCGGTGATTTTATCCTGCGCGTGGAGGACACAGACCAGGAGAGGTTTGTGGAAGGAGCCCTGGATATTATTTACAGAACCCTTGAGAAAACTGGCCTGGTACACGATGAGGGGCCGGATAGGGATGGGGGATATGGGCCCTATGTACAGAGTGAGCGGAATGCCTCTGGGGTGTACTTAAAGTATGCCAGGCAGCTGGTAGAGCAGGGAGATGCTTATTACTGCTTTTGCGGCAAAGAGAGGCTGGAATCCTTGAAAACCTCTGTCTCAGAAGAAAACGGCACGGATATCGTTGTCTATGACAAACACTGCCTGGGACTCTCGAAGGAAGAGGTTGAGGCGAACCTGGCCGCAGGCAAACCTTGGGTGATCCGCCTGAATGTCCCAAACGAGGGGACTACAACGTTCCATGATGAGATATATGGAGATATTACAGTTCCCAATGAAGAGCTGGATGATATGATCCTTATTAAATCCGACGGTTTCCCCACGTATAATTTTGCCAATGTGGTGGATGACCACCTTATGGAGATTACCCATGTAGTCAGAGGGAATGAGTATCTGTCCTCTGCGCCTAAATATAACCGGCTATATGAGGCTTTCGGCTGGGATATTCCTATCTATGTACACTGCCCGCTGATTACAGATGAAAACCATAAGAAGCTCAGCAAGCGCTGCGGCCATTCGTCATACGAGGATTTAATCGGCCAGGGATTTGTGTCAGAGGCTGTGGTGAATTTCGTGGCATTGCTTGGGTGGAGTCCTGCAGACACACGGGAAATTTTTTCTCTGGAGGAGTTGGTGAAAGCTTTTGACTACCGGCATATGAGTAAATCTCCCGCAGTTTTTGATACAGTGAAGCTTAGGTGGATGAACGGCGAGTACTTAAAAGCTATGGATTTCGGCCGTTTTTATGAGATGGCAGAGCCTTATATCAAAGAGACTATTACCAGAGGATATGATTTAAAGAAAATTGCGGCCCTTGTAAAAACAAGAATCGAGACACTGCCCGATATGCAGGGACAGATAGATTTCTTTGAGGAACTTCCGGACTATGATATCGGGATGTATACACATAAGAAAATGAAAACCAATGCGCAGTCCTCACTGGAAGTGCTGCAGGAGCTGCTTCCCATCCTGGAAAAGCAGGAGGATTACAGCAACGACGCACTGTTTGAGACGCTCAAAGCTTATGCAGAAGAGAAAGGCTGTAAGAACGGTTACGTCATGTGGCCTGTCCGGACAGCAGTCTCAGGCAAGCAGAATACGCCGGGAGGCGCCACAGAGCTCATGGAGATCCTTGGCAGGCAGGAGTCTGTAAGGAGAATTCAGGCGGCCATTGAGAAATTAGGCAGATAGAAAGAGGTATGTATGAGTTTCAGTAAAGCTCAGACAGAAGCAGTCACACATAAGGACGGTCCATGTCTAGTCCTGGCGGGGCCCGGTTCCGGGAAGACCCTGACAATCGTAAATAGAATTAAATATTTGATTGAAGATGTAAAGGTAAGGCCAGAAGAAATTCTGGTCATTACTTTTACAAAGTATGCCGCCTCCGAGATGAAGGCCCGCCTTTTTAAGCTAATGGGAAGTACCCATATACCTGTTACATCAGGTACTTTCCACGGCATTTACTATGGGATATTAAAATGGGCATATCATCTTGGACCGGGTAATATTTTATCTGAGGAGGAAAAGTATCAGCTTATTAGGCAGGCTGTGGGCAGGCAGGAGCTGGAAATCTTTGATGAGGAGGACTTCCTGGCAGAGATTGCCGCCCAGATCGGGATCATAAAAAACAGCCGGCTAGATCTGGAGACATATGAGGCGGCTGTATGCAGCGCGGAAGACTTCCGGGATATTTACAGGGAATATGAGTCATTAAGGAAAAAAGAAAAAAAGATTGACTTTGATGATATGCTTGTGCTTTGCTGCGAACTGTTTACATCCAGGCCGGATATTTTGAAGCAGTGGCAGGCAAAATTTAAGTATATTCTGGTTGATGAATTTCAGGATATCAACAGAGTCCAGTATGATGTGATCCGTATGCTGGCGGCTCCGGAAAATAATCTGTTTGCCGTGGGGGATGACGACCAGTCTATCTATAGTTTCAGAGGCGCAGATGCAAAGCTGATGTTCCAGTTTAAGGAGGATTACCCCAAGGCCAGGCAGATTCTGCTGGATATTAATTTCAGATCCTCCTCAAATATTGTGGAGAATGCCCTGAAGGTAATCGGGCATAACGAATTGAGGTTTCACAAGCAGATCCGCCCGGACAGGCCCAGGGGATTAAGCCTGCATGTTCAGGAGGTATATGGCCCCAATGAGGAGGCGGATTATGTGTTGGAAGAAATAAAAGTCAGGATCCAGGCTGGAGAAAGACCCCGGGATATTGCAGTTCTTTACCGCGTCCATACAGATGCCAGGCCTCTTGTTGAAAGGCTCGTGGAAAGCAGGGTACCCTTCCATATGAAGGAGCACATGCCCAATATTTATCAGCATTTTATTGCAAAGGACATATGCGCATATTTCAG of the Luxibacter massiliensis genome contains:
- a CDS encoding threonine/serine exporter family protein, which codes for MMDYKLIMNAAVMAGEIMLTSGAETYRVEDTMNHILRTARTEMVEVIVMMTGIVATIGNPDMEPITVIKRVQDRGTNLNRIMMVNDLSRKYCEGILSIEEVYTSLKNIKGRQYSTWMCNLALILIPAGFAPLFGGGMPEIGVSAAIGGVLAVLATLGKWLQLNSFILDMISSLGIALAAISLKILIPEFNENVVIISAIMPMVPGVAITNAVRDTLLGDYISGAARILEAFLKAAAIALGVGVGIALAGAVYPGGGLF
- a CDS encoding threonine/serine exporter family protein; amino-acid sequence: MRLLLGVAGCFVAVTAFGALLETPRKYLLHGGIAGAIGGFVYLFSIQEGMGVVLASFFSALAIAITSHTFARIFKAPVTTFLIAGILPTVPGAGMYRIVYYIISNDRSNSSFYLIQTLEIAGVIALAIFVVDTLFKVRIRKKDSEK
- a CDS encoding SIR2 family NAD-dependent protein deacylase: MRSENILQILMESKYTVAMCGIQMLFENGYPGLRDGDVSYDIEQKYGYSAEEILSSTFYATRKELFFDFYKKEMLEPTKIPPGKGFINLQKLEEYGLVQAEITRRLFGLLDRAGCKHAINMHGSVYENFCTHCGKEYSMEYIMEAEGIPLCQECKNPVRPKICLFGEMVDNGIVTKAAEEIQKADVLLVLGTGLHAALCHQLIQYYAGDKLILVTNEEHFSDKLANVLIYSRVDDALEKIVKAYQKKIKEKQKMEKIGHE
- the gltX gene encoding glutamate--tRNA ligase; the protein is MSKVRTRFAPSPTGRMHVGNLRTALYAYLIAKHEGGDFILRVEDTDQERFVEGALDIIYRTLEKTGLVHDEGPDRDGGYGPYVQSERNASGVYLKYARQLVEQGDAYYCFCGKERLESLKTSVSEENGTDIVVYDKHCLGLSKEEVEANLAAGKPWVIRLNVPNEGTTTFHDEIYGDITVPNEELDDMILIKSDGFPTYNFANVVDDHLMEITHVVRGNEYLSSAPKYNRLYEAFGWDIPIYVHCPLITDENHKKLSKRCGHSSYEDLIGQGFVSEAVVNFVALLGWSPADTREIFSLEELVKAFDYRHMSKSPAVFDTVKLRWMNGEYLKAMDFGRFYEMAEPYIKETITRGYDLKKIAALVKTRIETLPDMQGQIDFFEELPDYDIGMYTHKKMKTNAQSSLEVLQELLPILEKQEDYSNDALFETLKAYAEEKGCKNGYVMWPVRTAVSGKQNTPGGATELMEILGRQESVRRIQAAIEKLGR
- a CDS encoding ATP-dependent helicase, whose product is MSFSKAQTEAVTHKDGPCLVLAGPGSGKTLTIVNRIKYLIEDVKVRPEEILVITFTKYAASEMKARLFKLMGSTHIPVTSGTFHGIYYGILKWAYHLGPGNILSEEEKYQLIRQAVGRQELEIFDEEDFLAEIAAQIGIIKNSRLDLETYEAAVCSAEDFRDIYREYESLRKKEKKIDFDDMLVLCCELFTSRPDILKQWQAKFKYILVDEFQDINRVQYDVIRMLAAPENNLFAVGDDDQSIYSFRGADAKLMFQFKEDYPKARQILLDINFRSSSNIVENALKVIGHNELRFHKQIRPDRPRGLSLHVQEVYGPNEEADYVLEEIKVRIQAGERPRDIAVLYRVHTDARPLVERLVESRVPFHMKEHMPNIYQHFIAKDICAYFRLALGGRLRRDFLQVMNRPKRYISRESLMEREVTFEDLRKFYCDKDWMQDRIDQLEWDLKMIKKMAPYAAIQYIRRKVGYDEFLREYAAGRNMQADDLFDIMAELMEVSKPYTALEEWFAHIEEYTEALKQRQSRRDTEGDGVRLMTMHAAKGLEFNSVFIIEANEGQIPFKKALREQKVQEERRLFYVAMTRAKELLKIVYVKTKNGKEISPSRFVGELLETI